In Zingiber officinale cultivar Zhangliang chromosome 1A, Zo_v1.1, whole genome shotgun sequence, a genomic segment contains:
- the LOC122030611 gene encoding F-box/kelch-repeat protein SKIP11-like isoform X1, producing MIENECCLTRRTLRGSLEQESEWAYMTYQLIEIKTNKRPPSVESLELDEAKVKREKSTEPPIQEETTLPPDELSCPGGYDDGSYSDTTSLISQIGRDMSIKCLLHCSRSNYGTLASLNRAFNSLIRNGELYKLRRQAGIIEHWVYFSCNILEWEAYDPYCGRWISLPRMPPNDFFMCSDKESLAVGTELLVFGRDYTSRISHILLRYSILTNSWSQGVEMNYPRCLFGSASFGERAIVAGGIDARGNILNSVELYNSDTQTWVTLPSMNKPRKMCSGVFMDNKFYVIGGMSSPTELLTCGEEYDMEKCSWRIIPNMSQGLNGPSGAPPLVSVVNNELYAADYAEKEVRKYDKGNITWITLGKLPERPDSVNGWGLAFRACGERLIVIGGPRMLGGGTIELNSWTPRDGPPVWNMIASKHCGNFVYNCAVMGC from the coding sequence ATGATAGAGAATGAGTGTTGTTTGACCAGGAGAACATTGAGGGGCTCCCTTGAGCAAGAATCCGAGTGGGCTTACATGACATACCAGCTCATTGAGATCAAAACCAACAAACGCCCTCCATCCGTGGAATCCTTGGAGCTAGACGAAGCGAAAGTGAAACGGGAAAAGTCCACAGAGCCTCCCATTCAAGAAGAGACAAcattaccccctgatgaactcaGTTGCCCCGGTGGCTACGATGATGGCAGTTACTCTGATACGACCTCTCTCATTAGTCAAATTGGCCGCGACATGTCCATCAAGTGCCTCCTTCATTGCTCCAGATCGAACTATGGCACCCTTGCTTCCTTGAACCGAGCTTTTAACTCCCTCATACGAAATGGTGAGCTCTACAAGTTGAGAAGGCAGGCGGGCATCATAGAACACTGGGTATATTTCTCTTGCAACATACTCGAATGGGAAGCGTATGATCCTTATTGTGGTCGATGGATTTCCTTGCCAAGAATGCCCCCTAATGATTTCTTCATGTGCTCGGATAAGGAATCGTTGGCTGTGGGCACAGAGCTCCTTGTTTTCGGAAGAGACTACACCTCTCGTATTTCCCATATTTTGTTGAGATATAGCATTTTGACAAATTCTTGGTCCCAAGGCGTCGAGATGAACTACCCCAGGTGCTTGTTTGGATCTGCTAGTTTTGGAGAGAGAGCTATTGTTGCGGGTGGCATAGATGCTCGAGGTAATATATTGAACTCCGTAGAGCTTTACAATTCTGATACACAAACTTGGGTTACTCTTCCTAGCATGAATAAACCACGGAAGATGTGTTCAGGTGTGTTCATGGACAACAAGTTCTATGTGATCGGTGGAATGAGTAGCCCAACAGAATTGCTAACATGTGGGGAAGAATACGACATGGAGAAATGTTCCTGGAGAATCATTCCAAACATGTCCCAGGGGTTGAATGGCCCTAGTGGGGCACCTCCGCTTGTTTCAGTAGTTAACAATGAACTATATGCAGCTGATTATGCAGAAAAGGAAGTTAGGAAGTATGACAAGGGAAACATCACTTGGATAACTTTGGGCAAATTGCCCGAGAGGCCTGATTCAGTGAATGGTTGGGGCTTGGCTTTCCGTGCTTGCGGTGAACGTCTCATAGTAATTGGCGGGCCTAGAATGCTTGGGGGTGGAACAATTGAACTCAACTCGTGGACTCCGAGAGATGGACCTCCGGTTTGGAACATGATTGCCAGCAAGCATTGTGGGAATTTTGTGTACAATTGCGCTGTCATGGGCTGCTGA
- the LOC122030611 gene encoding F-box/kelch-repeat protein SKIP11-like isoform X2 gives MIENECCLTRRTLRGSLEQESEWAYMTYQLIEIKTNKRPPSVESLELDEAKVKREKSTEPPIQEETTLPPDELSCPGGYDDGSYSDTTSLISQIGRDMSIKCLLHCSRSNYGTLASLNRAFNSLIRNGELYKLRRQAGIIEHWVYFSCNILEWEAYDPYCGRWISLPRMPPNDFFMCSDKESLAVGTELLVFGRDYTSRISHILLRYSILTNSWSQGVEMNYPRCLFGSASFGERAIVAGGIDARGVFMDNKFYVIGGMSSPTELLTCGEEYDMEKCSWRIIPNMSQGLNGPSGAPPLVSVVNNELYAADYAEKEVRKYDKGNITWITLGKLPERPDSVNGWGLAFRACGERLIVIGGPRMLGGGTIELNSWTPRDGPPVWNMIASKHCGNFVYNCAVMGC, from the exons ATGATAGAGAATGAGTGTTGTTTGACCAGGAGAACATTGAGGGGCTCCCTTGAGCAAGAATCCGAGTGGGCTTACATGACATACCAGCTCATTGAGATCAAAACCAACAAACGCCCTCCATCCGTGGAATCCTTGGAGCTAGACGAAGCGAAAGTGAAACGGGAAAAGTCCACAGAGCCTCCCATTCAAGAAGAGACAAcattaccccctgatgaactcaGTTGCCCCGGTGGCTACGATGATGGCAGTTACTCTGATACGACCTCTCTCATTAGTCAAATTGGCCGCGACATGTCCATCAAGTGCCTCCTTCATTGCTCCAGATCGAACTATGGCACCCTTGCTTCCTTGAACCGAGCTTTTAACTCCCTCATACGAAATGGTGAGCTCTACAAGTTGAGAAGGCAGGCGGGCATCATAGAACACTGGGTATATTTCTCTTGCAACATACTCGAATGGGAAGCGTATGATCCTTATTGTGGTCGATGGATTTCCTTGCCAAGAATGCCCCCTAATGATTTCTTCATGTGCTCGGATAAGGAATCGTTGGCTGTGGGCACAGAGCTCCTTGTTTTCGGAAGAGACTACACCTCTCGTATTTCCCATATTTTGTTGAGATATAGCATTTTGACAAATTCTTGGTCCCAAGGCGTCGAGATGAACTACCCCAGGTGCTTGTTTGGATCTGCTAGTTTTGGAGAGAGAGCTATTGTTGCGGGTGGCATAGATGCTCGAG GTGTGTTCATGGACAACAAGTTCTATGTGATCGGTGGAATGAGTAGCCCAACAGAATTGCTAACATGTGGGGAAGAATACGACATGGAGAAATGTTCCTGGAGAATCATTCCAAACATGTCCCAGGGGTTGAATGGCCCTAGTGGGGCACCTCCGCTTGTTTCAGTAGTTAACAATGAACTATATGCAGCTGATTATGCAGAAAAGGAAGTTAGGAAGTATGACAAGGGAAACATCACTTGGATAACTTTGGGCAAATTGCCCGAGAGGCCTGATTCAGTGAATGGTTGGGGCTTGGCTTTCCGTGCTTGCGGTGAACGTCTCATAGTAATTGGCGGGCCTAGAATGCTTGGGGGTGGAACAATTGAACTCAACTCGTGGACTCCGAGAGATGGACCTCCGGTTTGGAACATGATTGCCAGCAAGCATTGTGGGAATTTTGTGTACAATTGCGCTGTCATGGGCTGCTGA